In a genomic window of Halalkalicoccus sp. CG83:
- a CDS encoding universal stress protein, giving the protein MTRTFTETVVIPLASPKDAKRTAAAVVPYLDPPPDHVLAVTVVEKTPGGIDKAPLEQMTERAEETLEIVAERFDEAGVPIETRVLYGGNVIEAILDAAREADASSIVMTPRNASRWVKLLSGDTALSLMMNTDRPLIVVPDPEEAD; this is encoded by the coding sequence ATGACGCGAACGTTCACCGAGACGGTCGTCATCCCGCTGGCGAGCCCGAAGGACGCGAAGCGGACGGCCGCGGCCGTCGTCCCGTATCTCGATCCGCCGCCGGATCACGTGCTCGCCGTCACCGTCGTCGAGAAGACGCCGGGTGGTATAGACAAGGCGCCGCTCGAACAGATGACCGAACGCGCCGAGGAGACACTCGAGATCGTCGCCGAACGGTTCGATGAGGCCGGCGTCCCGATCGAGACGCGCGTCCTCTACGGGGGGAACGTGATCGAGGCGATCCTCGACGCCGCCCGGGAGGCGGACGCGAGCTCGATCGTGATGACGCCCCGGAACGCGAGCCGGTGGGTGAAGCTTCTCAGCGGCGACACGGCGCTCTCACTGATGATGAACACGGATCGACCGCTGATCGTCGTGCCCGATCCCGAGGAGGCCGACTGA
- a CDS encoding amino acid permease: protein MADDQELAKDLGLLSALTIGIGTMIGAGIFVLPGVAAQEAGPIVVVSFVVGGLVALVNAFSVAELGTAMPKAGGAYYWINRALGPAFGSIAGMGDWMGLAFASAFYCIGFGGYLTTFVPLPSVLFLSDVQLGALLAGATFVAVNYIGAKETGGVQSVIVLILLGILGVFSIGGFLTFDYATLVGDGGLAPFGTDAILPATALVFVSFLGYAKIATVAEEMKNPGRNLPIAVIGSVSLVTVIYAVLVTVMVGVVPWPDLSLETPVAQASEVAFADVGLPTIAIAGIASMMTLGALLATASSANASILASARINFAMGRDKLISDALNEIHTKFATPYRSILVTGAIIIVLIIGLGNDLEILAKAASVLHLIVYALMNVALIVFRRSDLPEYDPDFTVPLYPITPIAGAVLSTALIGFMAPVEIALSALFVVVAIAWYFIYARGETEHQGLLGQYILSRSDEMPDAAVSVAETVRPESADYRVMVPLSNPRTETNLISLASTLAKANDGVVHAVHIVQVPDQTPLQQGSEHVERIDAESGTLLEAAREDAETFGAPVETTTVVSHESFEEVFNSARRTEADAVVMGWSENRPWAAGRAEGALDELTHDLPCDFLVLKDRGLDVGRVLVPTAGGPDSDLSAEVARTLRDQVGSEVSLLYVVDGEDERAEGERFLADWATSHDLEDAEALIDESGDVEGAIERAAADRDLVIIGATERGLLSRLLGSSLVFDVVDEVECSVLLAERPSTRSLRDRLFGSGSDAED, encoded by the coding sequence ATGGCGGACGACCAGGAGCTCGCGAAGGACCTCGGCTTGCTCTCGGCGCTGACCATCGGCATCGGGACGATGATCGGCGCGGGCATCTTCGTCCTACCGGGCGTCGCCGCCCAGGAGGCCGGCCCGATCGTCGTCGTCTCGTTCGTCGTCGGCGGACTGGTCGCGCTGGTCAACGCCTTCTCGGTCGCCGAACTCGGCACCGCGATGCCCAAAGCCGGCGGCGCCTACTACTGGATCAACCGCGCGCTCGGCCCCGCGTTCGGGAGCATCGCCGGCATGGGCGACTGGATGGGCCTCGCGTTCGCCTCGGCGTTCTACTGCATCGGCTTCGGCGGCTACCTCACAACGTTCGTCCCGCTGCCGAGCGTGCTCTTCCTGAGCGACGTCCAGCTCGGCGCGCTGCTCGCGGGGGCGACGTTCGTCGCCGTCAACTACATCGGCGCGAAGGAGACCGGCGGCGTCCAGAGCGTCATCGTCCTGATCCTGCTGGGGATCCTCGGCGTCTTCTCGATCGGCGGCTTTCTCACCTTCGACTACGCCACGCTCGTCGGCGACGGCGGGCTGGCGCCGTTCGGCACGGACGCGATCCTCCCCGCGACCGCGCTGGTGTTCGTCTCCTTCCTGGGGTACGCGAAGATCGCAACCGTCGCCGAGGAGATGAAGAACCCCGGGCGAAACCTCCCGATCGCGGTCATCGGCAGCGTCTCGCTCGTCACAGTGATCTACGCGGTACTCGTGACGGTGATGGTCGGCGTGGTGCCGTGGCCCGACCTCAGCCTCGAGACGCCGGTCGCCCAGGCCTCTGAGGTCGCGTTCGCCGACGTCGGCCTTCCGACGATCGCCATCGCTGGGATCGCCTCGATGATGACCCTCGGCGCATTGCTCGCGACGGCCTCCTCGGCGAACGCCTCGATCCTCGCGTCGGCCCGGATCAACTTCGCGATGGGGCGAGACAAGCTGATCAGCGACGCGCTCAACGAGATCCACACGAAGTTCGCGACGCCCTACCGATCGATCCTCGTCACCGGTGCGATCATCATCGTCCTCATCATCGGGCTCGGAAACGACCTCGAGATCCTCGCGAAGGCCGCGAGCGTGCTCCACCTCATCGTCTACGCGCTGATGAACGTCGCGCTGATCGTCTTTCGGCGCTCGGACCTCCCCGAGTACGACCCCGACTTCACCGTCCCGCTGTACCCGATCACGCCGATCGCCGGGGCGGTGCTCTCGACCGCGCTGATCGGCTTCATGGCCCCCGTCGAGATCGCGCTCTCGGCGCTGTTCGTCGTGGTCGCGATCGCGTGGTACTTCATCTACGCCCGCGGAGAGACCGAACACCAGGGGCTGCTCGGTCAGTACATCCTCTCGCGATCGGACGAGATGCCCGACGCCGCGGTGAGCGTGGCCGAGACGGTCCGGCCCGAGTCGGCCGACTACCGGGTGATGGTACCGCTCTCGAACCCCAGAACCGAGACCAACCTCATCTCGCTGGCGAGCACGCTCGCGAAGGCCAACGACGGCGTCGTTCACGCCGTTCACATCGTCCAGGTGCCCGATCAGACGCCGCTCCAGCAGGGTTCGGAGCACGTCGAACGGATCGACGCCGAGTCCGGGACGCTGCTCGAGGCCGCCCGAGAGGACGCCGAGACGTTCGGCGCGCCCGTCGAGACGACGACGGTCGTCTCCCACGAGTCGTTCGAGGAGGTCTTCAACTCCGCCCGGCGGACCGAGGCCGACGCCGTGGTGATGGGCTGGAGTGAGAACCGACCGTGGGCGGCCGGCCGCGCCGAGGGCGCGCTCGACGAGCTCACTCACGACCTGCCGTGTGACTTCCTCGTGCTGAAGGACCGCGGGCTGGACGTCGGTCGCGTACTCGTGCCGACCGCGGGCGGCCCCGACTCGGATCTCAGCGCCGAGGTCGCGCGCACGCTTCGCGATCAGGTGGGGTCGGAGGTCTCGCTGCTGTACGTCGTCGATGGCGAGGACGAGCGTGCGGAGGGCGAACGGTTCCTCGCCGACTGGGCCACGAGCCACGACCTCGAGGACGCGGAGGCGCTGATCGACGAGTCGGGCGACGTCGAGGGAGCGATCGAGCGGGCGGCCGCCGACCGAGACCTCGTGATCATCGGGGCGACCGAGCGCGGTCTGCTCTCGCGGCTGCTCGGCTCCTCGCTCGTGTTCGACGTGGTCGACGAGGTCGAGTGCTCGGTGCTGCTCGCGGAACGGCCCTCGACGCGCTCGTTGCGCGACCGGCTCTTCGGCTCCGGATCGGACGCCGAGGACTGA
- a CDS encoding formate/nitrite transporter family protein produces MADSDRPDPADEVRDAVERSRSGAPAAGAVVRDRFSADEVFQRVVAAADEEITSGNRELFFSALAAGFAITITFLLYSTMTAATNEHPVLSALLYPLGFIYIIIGGYQLYTENTLPPVALTLERLTSIPELFRHWLIVLTGNFTGGAIGAAVLTWGGVFGPEATTAAVHHAEHGLETSFGSLFFKAAFAGLIVAGVVWIVYASRDTISRLVVVYMAFLAIPLGDLFHVVVSFTEMVFMVFRGELALVVGLTEFVLPVLLGNTIGGIALVTVVNYFQTTDRRIEAVRFEGTDRQLTLREWAFGGLVGRSYIPPVDTTEGVVDDDSYRIVVPIANPRTETAIVELACALASHKENATVHTVHIIQTPEHGSQEYGGTQRRRVVNRSENLMENVHETVESHDVACETSTVVSKRSFEEIFTIARRENADLVLMEGEDNQLWNAARAERPMSELTRGLPCDFLVLKDRGRDASRILLPTAGGPDSDLSAEVASTLQRTVGSEVTLLHVVDDEEGREEGEQFLTDWAVEHDLQDAELVVETGNVERAIGRAAEDHTMILIGATERGLISRLVTGSLHLDVLYEVDCSVLLAERPGVRSFLKRLFG; encoded by the coding sequence ATGGCTGACTCCGATCGTCCCGATCCAGCGGACGAGGTCCGGGACGCGGTCGAACGGTCGAGAAGCGGTGCTCCGGCGGCCGGAGCCGTCGTCCGCGATCGATTCTCCGCGGACGAGGTGTTCCAGCGGGTCGTCGCCGCCGCCGACGAGGAGATCACCTCGGGCAACCGCGAGCTGTTCTTCAGCGCGCTCGCCGCGGGGTTCGCGATCACGATAACGTTCCTGTTGTACTCCACGATGACGGCCGCGACGAACGAACACCCGGTACTGAGCGCCCTGCTGTACCCGCTCGGGTTCATCTACATCATCATCGGCGGCTACCAGCTCTACACCGAGAACACGCTCCCGCCGGTCGCGCTCACCCTCGAACGGCTGACCAGCATCCCGGAGCTGTTTCGCCACTGGCTGATCGTGCTCACCGGCAACTTCACTGGCGGCGCGATCGGCGCGGCCGTCCTGACGTGGGGCGGCGTGTTCGGTCCGGAGGCCACCACTGCGGCGGTCCATCACGCGGAGCACGGCCTCGAGACGAGCTTCGGGTCGCTCTTCTTCAAGGCCGCCTTCGCCGGCCTGATCGTCGCCGGCGTGGTCTGGATCGTCTACGCCTCGCGCGATACGATCTCCCGGCTCGTGGTCGTCTACATGGCCTTCCTCGCGATCCCACTGGGGGACCTGTTCCACGTCGTCGTCTCCTTCACCGAGATGGTCTTCATGGTCTTTCGCGGCGAACTCGCGCTCGTCGTCGGCCTCACCGAGTTCGTTCTACCGGTGTTGCTCGGGAACACCATCGGCGGAATCGCGCTGGTGACGGTCGTCAACTACTTCCAGACGACCGACCGGCGCATCGAAGCCGTCCGGTTCGAGGGGACGGACCGCCAACTCACCCTCCGAGAGTGGGCGTTCGGCGGCCTCGTAGGTCGATCGTACATCCCGCCGGTCGACACCACGGAGGGGGTCGTCGACGACGACTCCTACCGGATCGTGGTGCCGATCGCGAACCCCCGGACCGAGACGGCGATCGTCGAACTCGCCTGTGCGCTCGCGAGTCACAAGGAGAACGCGACCGTCCACACCGTCCACATCATCCAGACGCCCGAGCACGGATCACAGGAGTACGGCGGTACCCAGCGACGGCGGGTCGTCAATCGTTCCGAGAACCTGATGGAGAACGTCCACGAGACCGTCGAGAGTCACGACGTCGCGTGCGAGACCTCGACGGTCGTCTCCAAGCGGTCGTTCGAGGAGATCTTCACCATCGCCAGACGCGAGAACGCCGACCTCGTCCTGATGGAGGGCGAGGACAACCAGCTCTGGAACGCCGCCCGCGCCGAGCGCCCGATGAGCGAACTGACCCGCGGTCTCCCCTGTGACTTCCTCGTGCTCAAGGACCGCGGCCGGGACGCCTCGCGGATCCTCCTGCCGACCGCGGGCGGCCCCGACTCGGACCTGAGCGCCGAGGTCGCGTCCACGCTCCAGCGGACCGTCGGTTCGGAGGTCACGCTGCTGCACGTGGTCGACGACGAGGAGGGGCGCGAGGAGGGCGAGCAGTTCCTCACCGACTGGGCCGTCGAGCACGACCTCCAGGACGCCGAGTTGGTCGTCGAGACCGGGAACGTCGAGCGGGCGATCGGGCGCGCCGCGGAGGATCACACGATGATCCTCATCGGGGCGACCGAGCGCGGCCTGATCTCGCGACTCGTGACCGGCTCGCTGCACCTCGACGTGCTCTACGAGGTCGACTGTTCGGTGCTGCTCGCGGAACGTCCCGGCGTTCGGAGCTTCCTCAAGCGGCTGTTCGGGTAG
- a CDS encoding tRNA (N(6)-L-threonylcarbamoyladenosine(37)-C(2))-methylthiotransferase translates to MARYHIETYGCTSNRGESRAIESALRDAGHYRAEGPDEADVAILNTCTVVEKTETNMLRRARELEEETADLIVTGCMALAQGEEFADVDARVLHWDDVPQAALNGECPTPGPGTEPVLDGVVGILPIARGCMSNCSYCITKHATGRVDSPPVEENVEKARALVHAGAKELRITGQDTGVYGWDTDERKLPELLERICAIEGDFRVRLGMANPGGIHGIHDELARVFVENEKLYDFIHAPVQSGSDSVLEEMRRQHRVGKFREVVDAFDEALEYWTLSTDFIVGFPTETEADHERSMDLLREVRPEKVNVTRFSKRPKTDAAAMKGLGGQTKKDRSKAMSELKREIVGEAYEAMVGDEREVLCVEPGTGDSVKCRDSAYRQVIVQNASEHGIEPGDFLDVEITGHQTMYAFGTPIDDRGSGETHGVRSDPPAE, encoded by the coding sequence ATGGCCCGGTACCACATCGAGACCTACGGCTGCACCTCGAACCGCGGCGAGAGCCGCGCGATCGAGAGCGCGCTGCGCGATGCGGGCCACTACCGGGCGGAGGGCCCCGACGAGGCGGACGTCGCCATCCTGAACACCTGTACCGTCGTCGAGAAGACCGAGACGAACATGCTCCGGCGGGCTCGCGAGCTCGAGGAGGAGACCGCCGACCTGATCGTCACGGGCTGTATGGCGCTGGCCCAGGGCGAGGAGTTCGCCGACGTCGACGCCCGCGTTCTGCACTGGGACGACGTCCCCCAGGCGGCTCTCAACGGCGAGTGTCCCACGCCCGGACCCGGGACCGAACCCGTCCTCGACGGCGTCGTCGGGATCCTGCCGATCGCACGCGGCTGCATGTCGAACTGCTCGTACTGCATCACCAAGCACGCGACCGGTCGGGTGGACTCCCCGCCGGTCGAGGAGAACGTCGAGAAGGCCCGCGCGTTGGTCCACGCCGGCGCGAAGGAGCTCCGGATCACCGGCCAGGACACCGGCGTCTACGGCTGGGACACGGACGAGCGGAAGCTCCCCGAACTCCTCGAGCGGATCTGTGCGATCGAGGGCGACTTCCGCGTCCGGCTCGGCATGGCCAACCCCGGCGGGATCCACGGCATTCACGACGAACTCGCCCGCGTGTTCGTCGAGAACGAGAAGCTCTACGACTTCATCCACGCGCCGGTCCAGTCGGGAAGCGATAGCGTCCTCGAGGAGATGCGCCGCCAGCATCGAGTGGGAAAGTTCCGCGAGGTCGTCGACGCCTTCGACGAGGCCCTGGAGTACTGGACGCTCAGCACCGACTTCATCGTCGGCTTCCCCACCGAGACCGAGGCCGACCACGAGCGAAGCATGGACCTCCTCCGTGAGGTCCGCCCCGAGAAGGTCAACGTCACCCGCTTCTCGAAGCGCCCGAAGACCGACGCGGCGGCGATGAAGGGACTGGGCGGGCAGACCAAGAAGGACCGCTCGAAGGCGATGAGCGAACTGAAGAGGGAGATCGTCGGCGAGGCCTACGAGGCGATGGTCGGCGACGAACGCGAGGTACTCTGCGTCGAACCGGGCACCGGCGACTCGGTGAAGTGTCGCGACTCAGCGTACCGCCAGGTGATCGTGCAGAACGCCTCCGAACACGGGATCGAGCCCGGCGACTTCCTCGACGTCGAGATCACGGGCCACCAGACGATGTACGCGTTCGGGACGCCGATCGACGATCGCGGCTCCGGTGAGACTCACGGCGTTCGATCGGACCCGCCCGCCGAATAG
- a CDS encoding universal stress protein, whose translation MYDEILVPTDGSAGIKRVADHAVAIAGLCEATVHVLYVVDETAYATIPDDTRERVREAFEGDGHSATKTIAERAYERDIAVRRELRWGDPAVAIIAYSIENEIDLIVMGTRGKTGFERYLLGSVAEKVVRVSPIPVLTIHTGDREALLAELDELIGG comes from the coding sequence ATGTACGACGAGATCCTCGTCCCCACGGACGGTAGCGCCGGCATAAAACGCGTCGCTGACCACGCGGTTGCCATCGCAGGGCTATGCGAGGCCACGGTCCACGTACTGTACGTCGTCGACGAAACGGCCTACGCGACGATCCCCGACGACACGCGCGAGCGGGTTCGAGAGGCGTTCGAGGGAGACGGGCATAGCGCCACGAAAACGATCGCCGAGCGGGCCTACGAGCGGGATATCGCGGTGAGGCGTGAACTCCGGTGGGGGGATCCCGCGGTCGCGATCATCGCCTACTCGATCGAGAACGAGATCGATCTGATCGTGATGGGGACGCGCGGTAAAACCGGATTCGAGCGCTACCTACTGGGAAGCGTCGCCGAAAAGGTCGTGCGCGTCTCGCCGATCCCCGTTCTGACGATTCATACCGGCGACCGCGAAGCGTTGCTCGCGGAACTCGACGAACTGATCGGCGGATAG
- a CDS encoding mechanosensitive ion channel family protein, giving the protein MTVSAAVERRIVRYAALIEGLLEFVVAFALLYAVGRFLLEPAIRYALDARGLEPTLDQALRRVLRAAVVVGAVVAAAGAAGFGHVVGGSAVIVAAATVALGFAAQDVVGNLVSGVFIVTDPSFNIGDWIEWDGKQGIIVAITFRSTRVRTFNDELITVPNSELVTAAVTNHVVSNRLRIVSSFEVDPHEIDAATDALLAAARDHPEVLDAPEPTVRLDRRDGALVLDARYWIASPRRTDFVRIRSEYLREATDRLREAGVEVGGAPRRELSGELSIDERGGSSE; this is encoded by the coding sequence ATGACGGTCTCGGCGGCCGTCGAGCGACGGATCGTCCGGTACGCCGCGCTGATCGAGGGGCTCCTCGAGTTCGTCGTCGCGTTCGCCCTCCTGTACGCAGTCGGCCGGTTCCTGCTCGAACCGGCGATCCGCTACGCGCTCGACGCGCGGGGGTTGGAGCCGACGCTCGATCAGGCGCTCAGGCGGGTGCTCCGTGCCGCGGTGGTCGTCGGTGCGGTCGTGGCGGCCGCGGGCGCGGCCGGGTTCGGTCACGTCGTCGGCGGGTCGGCGGTGATCGTCGCCGCGGCGACCGTCGCGCTCGGCTTCGCGGCCCAGGACGTCGTCGGCAACCTCGTCAGCGGCGTCTTCATCGTCACCGATCCCTCGTTCAACATCGGCGACTGGATCGAGTGGGACGGAAAACAGGGAATCATCGTCGCGATCACGTTCCGCTCGACCCGGGTTCGGACGTTCAACGACGAGCTCATCACGGTCCCGAACTCGGAGCTGGTGACGGCCGCCGTGACCAACCACGTCGTCTCGAACCGGCTGCGGATCGTCTCCTCGTTCGAGGTCGATCCCCACGAGATCGACGCCGCGACGGACGCGCTGCTCGCGGCCGCGCGCGATCACCCCGAGGTGCTCGACGCTCCGGAGCCGACCGTCCGCCTCGACCGGCGCGACGGGGCGCTCGTACTCGACGCGCGCTACTGGATCGCCAGTCCCCGGCGAACCGACTTCGTGCGCATCCGATCGGAGTACCTGCGCGAGGCGACCGACCGGCTCCGGGAGGCCGGCGTCGAGGTCGGGGGCGCTCCGCGGCGCGAGCTCTCGGGAGAGTTGTCGATCGACGAACGGGGCGGCTCGTCCGAGTAG
- a CDS encoding HIT family protein, translating to MDQVFAPWRIEWVERESEPSEECVFCSFVADDADRENRLVARSERAFVLLNNYPYSPGHVMVIPHRHTGEYGDLADEELLDHARLKRRTFDALEAAFSPDGFNAGLNLGDGAGGSIDDHLHTHVVPRWEGDTNFMPVIGDTQVIVQALDESYDRLHEAFADQDGVEDRGPERAVVVEEA from the coding sequence ATGGATCAGGTGTTCGCGCCCTGGCGGATCGAGTGGGTCGAGCGGGAGTCCGAGCCCTCGGAGGAATGCGTGTTCTGTTCGTTCGTCGCGGACGACGCCGACCGGGAGAACCGACTCGTGGCGCGGAGCGAACGCGCGTTCGTCCTGCTGAACAACTACCCCTACAGCCCGGGCCACGTGATGGTGATCCCCCATCGGCACACCGGCGAGTACGGCGACCTCGCGGACGAGGAACTGTTGGATCACGCCCGGCTGAAACGGCGGACGTTCGACGCGCTCGAGGCGGCGTTCTCGCCCGACGGGTTCAACGCGGGGCTCAACCTCGGCGACGGCGCGGGCGGGTCGATCGACGACCACCTCCACACCCACGTCGTCCCCCGCTGGGAGGGCGACACCAACTTCATGCCGGTGATCGGCGACACCCAGGTGATCGTCCAGGCGCTCGACGAGAGCTACGACCGGCTCCACGAGGCGTTCGCCGACCAGGACGGCGTCGAGGACCGTGGACCGGAGCGGGCCGTCGTCGTCGAGGAGGCGTAG
- a CDS encoding TrkH family potassium uptake protein, producing the protein MRWRVDWRASFSLVGTVVKYLALTMLVPLSVAVLYREDVWAFVVSIAITAVIGLALERLDPDPDLGPEEALLLVSMAWFAAALIGTIPYLLAGYGTDSTLAHPVNALFESTSGFTTTGATVMGEISVEQHSHALLMWRQLTQWLGGMGIIVLMIAILPELAVNGAQLMQSEAPGPTLQKLTPKIANTARALWMVYFGFTVLLICLLYGLHLVGMAPNMNLYNAIAHGFSTLPTGGFSPQADSIAAFSAAVQWIIIPFMVIAGVNFALFWRVLRGEVRALLEDVEFRAYAGAIAVFVAVLAVLLYQGAAPVLEIGGSTEGASENALRQAAFQIGSLLNSTGFATSDFAEWDTHGQMVVLFAMFVGGSAGSTGGGVKVIRWIVILKTLRRELFVSVHPSAVRPVRVADRVVDEDVIRGIFAFTFLYLLLFALASVFIALDAARVGVELSALEAVSASLATIGNIGPGFGRLGPFGSYLFFSDASKLLMIFLMWVGRLEIVPVLALVVSSIEE; encoded by the coding sequence GTGAGATGGCGAGTCGACTGGCGGGCTAGCTTCAGTCTGGTCGGAACGGTCGTGAAATACCTCGCTCTGACGATGCTGGTCCCGCTGTCCGTCGCCGTCCTCTACCGGGAGGACGTCTGGGCGTTCGTCGTCTCGATCGCGATCACGGCCGTGATCGGACTGGCGCTCGAGCGGCTGGACCCGGATCCGGACCTCGGGCCGGAGGAGGCGCTGTTGCTGGTCTCGATGGCGTGGTTCGCGGCCGCTCTCATCGGTACGATTCCGTACCTGCTCGCCGGCTACGGCACCGATTCGACGCTCGCCCACCCGGTGAACGCGCTGTTCGAGTCGACGAGCGGGTTCACGACGACCGGCGCGACCGTGATGGGCGAGATCAGCGTCGAGCAGCACTCCCACGCGCTGCTGATGTGGCGCCAGCTCACCCAGTGGCTCGGCGGTATGGGGATCATCGTGCTGATGATCGCCATCCTTCCCGAACTCGCGGTCAACGGCGCGCAGCTGATGCAGTCGGAGGCGCCCGGTCCCACGCTTCAGAAGCTGACGCCGAAGATCGCGAACACGGCGCGGGCGCTCTGGATGGTCTACTTCGGGTTCACCGTCCTGCTGATCTGTCTCCTCTACGGCCTCCACCTGGTCGGAATGGCGCCGAACATGAACCTCTACAACGCCATCGCCCACGGATTCTCGACCCTGCCGACGGGCGGGTTCTCGCCACAGGCCGACAGCATCGCCGCGTTCTCGGCCGCCGTCCAGTGGATCATCATTCCCTTCATGGTGATCGCCGGGGTGAACTTCGCGCTGTTCTGGCGCGTGCTCAGAGGGGAGGTCAGAGCGCTCCTCGAGGACGTCGAGTTCCGGGCGTACGCGGGCGCGATCGCGGTGTTCGTCGCCGTGCTCGCCGTGTTGCTCTACCAGGGAGCGGCTCCCGTCCTCGAGATCGGCGGGTCGACCGAGGGCGCAAGCGAGAACGCGCTACGCCAGGCCGCCTTCCAGATCGGGTCGCTGCTGAACTCGACCGGGTTCGCGACGAGCGACTTCGCCGAGTGGGACACCCACGGCCAGATGGTCGTCCTGTTCGCGATGTTCGTCGGGGGATCCGCCGGCTCGACCGGCGGCGGGGTGAAGGTCATCCGGTGGATCGTGATCCTCAAGACGCTCCGACGCGAGCTGTTCGTCTCCGTTCACCCGAGTGCGGTCCGCCCGGTGAGGGTGGCCGATCGCGTCGTCGACGAGGACGTGATACGGGGAATCTTCGCCTTTACGTTCCTGTATCTGCTCCTGTTCGCCCTCGCGTCCGTGTTCATCGCGCTCGACGCAGCCCGCGTCGGGGTCGAACTGAGCGCGCTCGAGGCCGTCAGCGCCTCGCTGGCCACCATCGGAAACATCGGCCCGGGGTTCGGGAGGCTCGGCCCGTTCGGGAGCTATCTGTTCTTCTCGGACGCCTCGAAGCTCCTCATGATCTTCCTGATGTGGGTCGGACGCCTGGAGATCGTCCCCGTGCTCGCGCTGGTCGTCAGTTCGATCGAGGAGTGA
- a CDS encoding DUF7835 family putative zinc beta-ribbon protein, with amino-acid sequence MAAKEPSSQTMNEPCPTCDRNTDHVVSLEIRTEGTNPETARYSREPYRITRCLGCGERRSQRMNNA; translated from the coding sequence ATGGCCGCCAAAGAGCCCTCCTCCCAGACGATGAACGAGCCCTGTCCGACCTGCGACAGGAACACCGATCACGTCGTCTCACTCGAGATCAGAACCGAAGGAACGAACCCCGAGACCGCCCGCTACTCCCGAGAACCCTACCGCATCACGCGCTGTCTCGGCTGTGGCGAACGCCGGAGCCAGCGAATGAACAACGCGTAG